Proteins from one Paenibacillus sp. J23TS9 genomic window:
- a CDS encoding helix-turn-helix transcriptional regulator, translated as MTIKPSKDDEKRVKIFKAMAEVKRIEMLRYLHHHRSTNTCGDIGDAIGMDKSNVSYHLKILYEADLIQVFRKGQNKNSQLKEDTFNEFLPGFLDSL; from the coding sequence ATGACTATCAAACCATCAAAAGACGACGAGAAGCGGGTCAAGATTTTTAAGGCCATGGCGGAAGTAAAGCGCATTGAAATGCTTCGCTACCTGCATCATCACCGCAGCACGAACACCTGCGGGGATATCGGGGATGCGATCGGCATGGACAAGTCCAACGTATCGTACCATCTCAAGATTTTGTACGAAGCGGACTTGATTCAAGTGTTCCGTAAAGGTCAAAACAAAAACAGCCAGCTCAAAGAGGATACGTTCAACGAATTTTTGCCGGGTTTCTTGGACAGTTTATAA
- a CDS encoding AraC family transcriptional regulator — MPDGQQLQIREVMLPDVEATFRIYAAHWRTVAQGWEYPLHAHPLFEINLLMEGRQTMEVSGRTYVQEPGDLLLLKPEDLHESRSSGDGNMTYYCIHFDTDERALRELLCRDGQRYFSGDSPLACAIRPSLDKLIDLTSEDAAGKLETKMRTLSAMFELFAALTGSLSERENSRLTHTRAARIAKRIAADLERAVEDTANEDGTSGDRTADTVAAVTAGLGYSMSACTRMFQRVYGISPRGYLSQLKLKKAKLLLMQPELSVESVSRMLGYGDIAHFSRQFKRWTGEAPGKFRGKYHI; from the coding sequence ATGCCGGACGGGCAACAATTGCAGATCAGGGAAGTGATGCTGCCGGATGTGGAAGCGACGTTCCGGATCTATGCAGCACATTGGCGCACCGTAGCGCAGGGATGGGAATATCCGCTTCATGCCCATCCCCTGTTTGAGATTAACCTGCTCATGGAGGGCAGGCAAACGATGGAAGTGAGCGGCCGGACTTATGTACAGGAGCCAGGTGATCTGCTGCTGCTGAAGCCGGAGGACCTGCATGAAAGCCGCAGCAGCGGGGATGGAAACATGACCTACTACTGCATACATTTTGATACCGATGAGCGTGCGCTCCGCGAGCTGCTGTGCAGGGATGGGCAGCGTTATTTTTCCGGGGACAGCCCGCTTGCCTGCGCCATCCGGCCAAGTCTGGACAAGCTGATTGATCTGACCTCCGAGGATGCCGCAGGAAAACTGGAGACGAAGATGAGAACACTGTCCGCTATGTTTGAGCTTTTTGCCGCATTGACCGGCAGCCTCTCGGAGCGGGAGAACTCACGGCTCACCCATACCCGCGCTGCCCGGATCGCCAAAAGAATTGCCGCGGATTTGGAACGGGCTGTAGAGGATACCGCAAATGAAGACGGTACAAGCGGAGATCGAACTGCGGACACGGTCGCGGCTGTCACGGCAGGGCTTGGATACAGCATGTCTGCATGCACCCGGATGTTTCAGAGGGTCTACGGCATATCTCCTCGCGGATACTTATCCCAGCTTAAGCTCAAGAAGGCCAAGCTGCTGCTCATGCAGCCCGAGCTGTCTGTCGAGTCGGTATCCAGAATGCTGGGGTATGGAGATATCGCCCATTTCAGCCGCCAATTTAAACGCTGGACAGGAGAAGCACCCGGTAAATTCCGTGGAAAGTACCATATATGA